In the genome of Solidesulfovibrio sp., one region contains:
- the sppA gene encoding signal peptide peptidase SppA yields the protein MPSANACFASRRPGLFGLVIAVAAVILVFGITAAFGLFGGDDDGDRLFGKARARLGLVRIEGTIADAEKTVEFLRKLREDDSVKGVVLRINSPGGAFGPSQEIYMAVKKLGAIKPVIASFSAVAASGGYYAACPAERIFSNPGTITGSIGVMTQLANVADLMQKLGVSFESLTTGKLKDAGSPFRPLSPEQRAYLESLIKDLNKQFSGDVAKERKLSPDAVAAIADGRAMTGARALDLGLVDELGGQEDAVDYLKKRVGLTGEVPLFKGPKKKSGWTELFSSDARMTDVRGAVLSWLLSGLAAGSELPQTP from the coding sequence ATGCCCAGCGCTAACGCCTGTTTCGCCTCACGACGCCCGGGGCTTTTCGGGCTTGTCATCGCCGTGGCGGCCGTGATCCTGGTTTTCGGGATCACGGCCGCCTTCGGCCTTTTCGGCGGCGACGACGACGGCGATCGCCTCTTCGGCAAGGCCCGAGCCCGGTTGGGCCTGGTGCGCATCGAGGGGACCATCGCCGACGCGGAAAAGACCGTGGAGTTTTTGCGCAAGCTGCGCGAGGACGACTCGGTCAAGGGCGTGGTCCTGCGCATCAACTCTCCCGGGGGCGCCTTCGGGCCTTCCCAGGAAATCTACATGGCCGTGAAAAAGCTCGGCGCGATCAAGCCCGTGATCGCCTCCTTCTCGGCCGTGGCCGCCTCGGGCGGCTATTACGCCGCCTGTCCGGCCGAGCGTATCTTCTCCAATCCCGGCACCATCACCGGCAGCATCGGCGTCATGACCCAGTTGGCCAACGTGGCCGACCTCATGCAAAAACTCGGAGTCAGCTTCGAATCCCTGACCACGGGCAAGCTCAAGGACGCCGGCAGCCCGTTTCGGCCCCTTTCCCCCGAACAGCGCGCCTACCTGGAAAGCCTGATCAAGGACCTCAACAAGCAGTTTTCCGGCGACGTGGCCAAGGAACGCAAGCTTTCCCCGGACGCGGTGGCGGCCATCGCCGACGGCCGGGCCATGACCGGGGCCCGGGCCCTGGACCTGGGCCTGGTCGACGAACTAGGCGGCCAGGAAGACGCCGTGGACTACCTGAAAAAGCGGGTCGGGCTCACCGGCGAGGTGCCCCTTTTCAAAGGCCCCAAGAAGAAATCCGGCTGGACCGAGCTTTTTTCCTCGGATGCCCGCATGACCGACGTCCGGGGCGCCGTCCTGTCCTGGCTGCTTTCCGGTCTCGCGGCCGGATCGGAACTGCCGCAGACCCCCTGA
- the rimO gene encoding 30S ribosomal protein S12 methylthiotransferase RimO encodes MAKTYRVHAISLGCPKNRVDTEVALGGLPFAHVMVDDPAGADLVVINTCSFIAPAVEESLAVILQTADTLRELNPRPTLAVMGCLPARFGEDLKKGLPEVDVWGLPTELDVLPGRLAEALDASADAPTGRRASTPPSYAYLKIAEGCDHACRYCTIPSIRGKLISRAPDGLVVEARRLLDAGASELVVVAQDVTAYGRDLGLSDGLKHLLEKLLPLSGLKWLRLLYLYPSGVTDSLLSFLAGAGRPFVPYFDIPFQHVHPDMLAAMARPKAADADTVIERVRKHFPEAALRSTFIVGLPGETKTHFQAVLDFVRRARLHHVGVFPYHREEGTPAATMAGQVRRDVKDRRVAAVMAAQRAVSAAILEGYVGTDQEVLVDAAHGEWPGLHLGRSWFQAPEIDGVTYVSGPGVAPGKMVAATIEEAKDYDLVALA; translated from the coding sequence ATGGCCAAAACCTACCGGGTGCATGCCATTAGCCTTGGCTGCCCCAAAAACCGCGTGGACACCGAAGTCGCCCTGGGCGGCCTGCCCTTTGCCCACGTCATGGTGGACGACCCGGCCGGCGCCGACCTGGTGGTCATCAACACCTGCTCGTTCATCGCTCCGGCTGTGGAGGAATCCCTGGCCGTGATCCTGCAAACGGCCGACACCCTGCGCGAACTCAACCCGCGGCCCACCCTCGCCGTCATGGGCTGCCTGCCGGCCCGTTTCGGCGAGGACCTGAAAAAGGGGCTGCCCGAGGTCGATGTCTGGGGCCTGCCCACGGAGCTCGACGTCCTCCCCGGCCGGCTGGCCGAGGCCCTGGACGCGTCGGCGGACGCGCCCACGGGTCGCCGCGCCAGCACGCCGCCATCCTACGCCTACCTCAAGATCGCCGAGGGCTGCGACCACGCCTGCCGCTACTGCACCATCCCGTCCATTCGCGGCAAGCTTATCAGCCGCGCCCCGGACGGGCTTGTGGTCGAAGCCCGCCGGCTGCTCGACGCCGGCGCCTCGGAGCTGGTGGTCGTGGCCCAGGACGTCACGGCCTACGGACGCGACCTGGGCCTGTCGGACGGCCTCAAGCACCTGCTCGAGAAACTCCTGCCCTTGTCCGGGCTCAAGTGGCTGCGCCTGCTCTACCTCTATCCCTCGGGGGTGACCGACTCCCTGCTGTCCTTTCTGGCCGGGGCCGGCCGGCCCTTCGTGCCCTATTTCGACATCCCCTTCCAGCACGTGCATCCCGACATGCTCGCGGCCATGGCCCGGCCCAAGGCGGCGGACGCGGACACGGTCATCGAACGCGTGCGCAAGCATTTTCCCGAGGCCGCCCTGCGCTCGACCTTCATCGTCGGCCTTCCCGGCGAGACCAAGACCCATTTCCAGGCCGTGCTCGATTTCGTGCGGCGGGCCAGGCTGCACCACGTGGGCGTGTTCCCCTACCACCGCGAAGAGGGCACCCCGGCCGCGACCATGGCCGGGCAAGTGCGCCGCGACGTCAAGGACCGGCGCGTGGCGGCGGTCATGGCCGCCCAGCGCGCCGTGAGCGCCGCGATCCTGGAAGGCTATGTCGGCACGGACCAGGAGGTGCTGGTGGACGCGGCCCACGGCGAGTGGCCGGGCCTGCACCTGGGGCGCTCGTGGTTCCAGGCCCCGGAGATCGACGGCGTGACCTATGTCAGCGGCCCGGGCGTGGCGCCCGGCAAGATGGTCGCCGCCACCATCGAGGAAGCCAAGGACTACGACTTGGTGGCCCTGGCCTAG
- the rdgB gene encoding RdgB/HAM1 family non-canonical purine NTP pyrophosphatase: MDERHGTGPGRVVLATRNAGKIRELQALLAPLGVDVLGLTAYPGIGEIPETGETFLENARIKARAVCAATGLVSLADDSGLCVDALSGAPGVYSARFSGEGATDEANNAKLLAALAHVPAAGRTCRFVSVVVAACPDGRELAAEGAWEGRVAFEPAGEGGFGYDPLFFDPTAGKTAAQLVPEEKNARSHRGKALAKLVAAWPGFWDGAEGEKR, encoded by the coding sequence ATGGACGAACGACACGGGACCGGCCCGGGCCGGGTGGTGCTGGCCACCCGCAACGCCGGCAAGATCAGGGAATTGCAGGCGCTGCTCGCGCCGCTTGGCGTGGACGTGCTCGGCCTTACTGCCTATCCCGGCATCGGGGAGATTCCCGAGACAGGCGAAACCTTTCTGGAAAACGCCCGCATCAAGGCCCGGGCCGTGTGCGCGGCCACAGGGCTGGTCAGCCTGGCCGACGATTCGGGGCTGTGCGTGGACGCGCTCTCCGGGGCGCCGGGCGTGTATTCGGCCCGGTTTTCCGGGGAGGGCGCCACGGACGAGGCCAACAACGCCAAGCTCCTGGCCGCCCTGGCCCACGTGCCCGCGGCCGGCCGGACCTGCCGGTTCGTGTCCGTGGTGGTGGCCGCCTGCCCCGACGGCCGGGAACTGGCAGCCGAGGGCGCCTGGGAAGGCCGGGTGGCCTTCGAACCGGCGGGCGAGGGCGGCTTCGGCTACGATCCGCTCTTTTTCGACCCCACGGCCGGCAAGACGGCGGCGCAGCTTGTCCCCGAGGAAAAAAACGCCCGCAGCCATCGCGGCAAGGCGTTGGCCAAGCTCGTGGCGGCCTGGCCGGGGTTCTGGGACGGGGCGGAAGGGGAAAAGCGCTAG
- a CDS encoding 30S ribosomal protein S1: protein MDKTPEMKNNPNSEMEVNFETALENYLNEDFGDLEEGSITQGIVVRIGKEHVLVDVNFKSEGQIAIAEFLDAAGELEVAVGDQIDVYVVSKNESEGTIHLSRERAKRMQLFDKLEEIQEKDDVITGRIVRRIKGGYTVDLGGVEAFLPGSHVDLRPVPDMDALVGQEFEFRVLKINRRRSNVIVSRRVLLEERRDSMRKDLLKTLEEGQTVTGRVKNITEYGVFVDLGGLDGLMHITDMSWKRIKHPKELVHLGDELELKVLSFDQEKQKVSLGMKQLVSDPWENIAGKYPEGTRLSGKVTNLVDYGAFVELEAGVEGLVHISEMSWTRKLRHPSQMVHVGDEVEVVVLSVDPDKKRISLGMKQVRPNPWDIVAEKYPEGTILEGSVKNITEFGIFIGIEDGIDGLIHVSDISWTKKVRHPGEMFKSGDTVMAKVLTVDKENEKFTLGIKQLSEDPWTRVPDTYPVGTMVKGTVTNITDFGLFVEVEEGIEGLVHVSEISRKKVKTPAELYKEGDEIEAKVIHVSADERRLGLSIKSIKDEEDKRKSKEFRTAGPSDTGSNLGELLRQKLEEDAQR from the coding sequence ATGGACAAAACCCCGGAAATGAAAAACAACCCTAACTCGGAGATGGAAGTCAACTTCGAAACGGCGCTGGAAAACTACCTCAATGAGGATTTCGGCGACCTGGAGGAAGGTTCCATCACCCAGGGCATCGTGGTCCGCATCGGCAAGGAGCACGTCCTGGTGGACGTCAACTTCAAGTCCGAGGGCCAGATCGCCATCGCCGAATTCCTCGACGCCGCCGGTGAGCTCGAAGTGGCCGTCGGCGACCAGATCGACGTCTACGTCGTCTCCAAGAACGAATCCGAAGGCACCATCCACTTGTCCCGCGAGCGGGCCAAGCGCATGCAGCTTTTTGATAAGCTCGAGGAAATCCAGGAAAAAGATGACGTCATCACCGGCCGGATCGTGCGTCGCATCAAGGGCGGCTACACGGTCGACCTGGGCGGCGTCGAAGCCTTCCTGCCCGGCTCCCACGTCGACCTGCGCCCCGTGCCCGACATGGACGCCCTGGTCGGCCAGGAGTTCGAATTCCGCGTGCTGAAAATCAACCGCCGCCGCAGCAACGTCATCGTTTCCCGGCGCGTGCTCCTCGAGGAACGGCGCGACTCCATGCGCAAGGATCTCCTCAAGACCCTCGAGGAAGGCCAGACCGTCACCGGGCGGGTGAAAAACATCACCGAGTACGGCGTGTTCGTCGACCTCGGCGGCCTCGACGGCCTGATGCACATCACCGACATGTCCTGGAAGCGCATCAAGCATCCCAAGGAACTGGTGCACCTGGGCGACGAGCTGGAACTGAAGGTGCTCTCCTTCGACCAGGAGAAGCAGAAGGTTTCGCTCGGCATGAAGCAGCTGGTCTCCGACCCGTGGGAGAACATCGCCGGCAAGTACCCCGAGGGCACCCGCCTGTCCGGCAAAGTGACCAACCTGGTGGACTACGGCGCCTTTGTCGAGCTCGAGGCCGGCGTCGAGGGCCTGGTCCACATCTCCGAGATGTCCTGGACCCGCAAGCTGCGCCACCCGAGCCAGATGGTGCACGTGGGCGACGAGGTCGAGGTGGTGGTGCTGTCCGTGGACCCGGACAAGAAGCGCATCTCGCTGGGCATGAAGCAGGTGCGGCCCAACCCCTGGGACATCGTGGCCGAGAAATACCCCGAGGGCACCATCCTTGAGGGCTCGGTGAAAAACATCACCGAATTCGGCATCTTCATCGGCATCGAGGACGGCATCGACGGCCTGATCCACGTCTCCGACATCTCCTGGACCAAGAAGGTCCGCCATCCCGGCGAGATGTTTAAAAGCGGCGACACCGTCATGGCCAAGGTCCTGACCGTGGACAAGGAAAACGAGAAGTTCACCCTCGGCATCAAGCAGCTTTCCGAGGATCCCTGGACCCGCGTGCCCGACACCTATCCGGTCGGCACCATGGTCAAGGGCACGGTGACCAACATCACCGACTTCGGCCTGTTCGTCGAGGTCGAGGAAGGCATCGAGGGCCTGGTCCACGTCTCGGAGATCAGCCGCAAGAAGGTCAAGACCCCGGCCGAGCTGTACAAGGAAGGGGACGAGATCGAAGCCAAGGTCATCCACGTCAGCGCCGACGAGCGCCGCCTGGGCCTGTCCATCAAGTCCATCAAGGACGAGGAGGACAAGCGCAAGTCCAAGGAGTTCCGCACCGCCGGCCCCTCGGACACCGGCAGCAACCTCGGCGAACTGCTGCGCCAGAAGTTGGAAGAGGATGCCCAGCGCTAA
- a CDS encoding fumarylacetoacetate hydrolase family protein, which produces MRLVTFLHASGPRLGLRLGDVLIDLSLAAPELPRAMKSLLALGDAGLANAREAALAAGPEAQCRFSSVRLLPLVPNPDKILCVGLNYVDHAIEIDPRMLPEHPVFFGRYASTLIAHDQPLVRPVVSDKLDYEGEVAVVIGIGGRNIPCASALAHVAGFALFNEGTIRDYQFRGSQWFLGKNFDGTGAFGPELCTVDELPPGAKGLRLTTAVNGEVVQEACTSDMLFGIDALIATASEAMTLVPGDVIVTGTPSGVGFARLPPRFLRPGDVVEVELEGYGVLRNPVVDAA; this is translated from the coding sequence ATGCGCCTTGTCACCTTCCTGCACGCGTCCGGTCCCCGCCTGGGCCTGCGCCTGGGCGACGTCCTCATCGATCTGTCCCTGGCCGCTCCCGAACTGCCGCGCGCCATGAAGTCGCTGCTCGCCTTGGGCGACGCCGGCCTCGCGAACGCCCGCGAGGCGGCCCTGGCGGCCGGCCCCGAGGCCCAATGCCGCTTTTCCTCGGTCCGCCTGCTGCCCCTGGTGCCCAATCCCGACAAGATCCTGTGCGTGGGGCTCAACTACGTGGACCACGCCATCGAGATCGATCCGCGCATGCTGCCCGAGCATCCCGTGTTTTTCGGCCGCTACGCCTCGACCCTGATCGCCCACGACCAGCCCCTGGTGCGGCCCGTGGTCTCCGACAAGCTCGACTACGAGGGCGAGGTCGCGGTGGTCATCGGCATCGGCGGCCGCAACATCCCCTGCGCCTCGGCCCTGGCCCACGTGGCCGGCTTCGCCCTTTTCAACGAAGGGACCATCCGCGATTACCAGTTTCGCGGCAGCCAGTGGTTTCTGGGCAAGAATTTCGACGGCACCGGCGCCTTCGGCCCGGAACTGTGCACGGTCGACGAACTGCCGCCCGGGGCCAAGGGCCTGCGCCTGACCACGGCGGTCAACGGGGAGGTCGTGCAGGAAGCCTGCACCTCGGACATGCTTTTCGGCATCGACGCGCTCATTGCCACGGCTTCCGAGGCCATGACCCTGGTCCCCGGCGACGTCATCGTCACGGGCACGCCCTCCGGCGTCGGCTTCGCCCGCCTGCCGCCGCGCTTTTTGCGGCCAGGCGACGTGGTGGAAGTGGAACTGGAAGGCTACGGCGTCCTGCGAAATCCCGTCGTCGACGCGGCCTGA
- a CDS encoding OmpA family protein: MNKKLQVLLVALVALLLGFSGPAMAKKQVPKVDNFIYFIDHSSSMAFSYKGQRYVQFGGVSKIMMAKSLARELNKMTPELGYKAGLYTFAPYKEYAAMAPYSQATMAAAIEKIQTDYSVYGRMTPMGKGLEDLDKLPLSTLSGKTGVFIFSDGDSNCGVDPVAVAQSLKAKYGDNLCFYIVDLSDSKHGQQVLKAIAALGKCNCIELGEELLRNEAAREKFLECALYEWIEDEIVVFRSIYFDFDKYNIKPEFVPVLEEGTAIIKSKTGMKVILEGHTDGIGSEQYNMKLGQRRADSVKAFFVKKGIDANRIETISFGKSDPVATNKTAQGRALNRRCVIKFKSM; encoded by the coding sequence ATGAACAAGAAACTTCAAGTGTTGCTGGTGGCCCTGGTCGCCCTGCTGCTGGGCTTCAGCGGCCCGGCCATGGCGAAGAAGCAGGTGCCGAAGGTCGATAACTTCATCTATTTTATCGACCATTCGAGCTCCATGGCCTTCTCCTACAAGGGACAGCGCTATGTGCAGTTCGGCGGCGTGTCCAAGATCATGATGGCCAAATCCCTGGCCCGTGAACTCAACAAGATGACCCCCGAGCTCGGCTACAAGGCCGGCCTGTACACCTTCGCCCCGTACAAGGAGTACGCCGCGATGGCTCCGTACAGCCAGGCCACCATGGCTGCCGCCATCGAAAAGATCCAGACGGACTACAGCGTCTACGGCCGCATGACCCCCATGGGCAAGGGCCTGGAAGACCTGGACAAGCTGCCCTTGTCCACCCTGTCCGGCAAGACCGGCGTGTTCATCTTCTCCGACGGTGACTCCAACTGCGGCGTCGACCCCGTGGCCGTGGCCCAGTCCCTGAAGGCCAAGTACGGCGACAACCTGTGCTTCTACATCGTCGACCTGTCCGACAGCAAGCATGGCCAGCAGGTGCTTAAGGCCATCGCCGCCCTGGGCAAGTGCAACTGCATCGAGCTCGGCGAAGAGCTGCTCCGCAACGAGGCCGCCCGCGAGAAGTTCCTCGAGTGCGCCCTGTACGAGTGGATCGAAGACGAAATCGTCGTCTTCCGCAGCATCTACTTCGACTTCGACAAGTACAACATCAAGCCGGAATTCGTGCCCGTCCTTGAGGAAGGCACCGCCATCATCAAGTCCAAGACCGGCATGAAGGTGATCCTCGAAGGGCACACCGACGGCATCGGTTCCGAGCAGTACAACATGAAGCTCGGCCAGCGCCGCGCCGACTCCGTCAAGGCCTTCTTCGTGAAGAAGGGCATCGACGCCAACCGCATCGAGACCATCAGCTTCGGCAAGTCCGATCCGGTCGCCACCAACAAGACCGCTCAGGGCCGCGCCCTGAACCGCCGGTGCGTGATCAAGTTCAAGAGCATGTAA
- a CDS encoding LysM domain-containing protein, with protein MPSAKTLVAFALLLLATPASAWAGLNVFPVDGPAPKLHVEQPKPLEYKIQKGDSVAVIAKKFSISAKELMEANGLADAKKLKAGQTVKIPGKSAPVPDAKAVAPAAAAAPGAATAAKAVPAGAKATPEPKAVAAAPVEEKADATARKAAKKGEALDPGVDDSTPVKGKKGKKGKFEPEPVASPTIEVDEKMRASFGKTGVIGNTTDVPQNIRDEFLTYARKWVDELDRLGVGTVNSKKIKQVGSQWEATYRVIIRDSLGAEVKRVEYDHTPYVGHITYMQRVYTCLAPTKQAALAGPFTSKDEAIREIFSYSAKNKAWR; from the coding sequence ATGCCAAGCGCTAAAACCCTCGTCGCGTTCGCCCTCCTGCTGCTCGCCACCCCGGCTTCCGCCTGGGCGGGCCTCAACGTCTTTCCCGTTGACGGACCGGCGCCGAAACTGCACGTCGAACAGCCCAAGCCGCTGGAATACAAGATCCAGAAGGGCGATTCCGTGGCGGTCATCGCCAAGAAATTTTCCATCTCCGCCAAGGAACTGATGGAGGCCAACGGCCTGGCCGACGCCAAGAAGCTCAAGGCCGGCCAGACCGTCAAGATTCCCGGCAAATCCGCTCCCGTGCCCGATGCCAAGGCCGTCGCCCCGGCCGCTGCGGCCGCCCCGGGCGCGGCCACCGCCGCCAAGGCCGTGCCCGCCGGCGCCAAGGCCACGCCCGAGCCGAAAGCCGTCGCCGCCGCGCCCGTGGAGGAAAAGGCCGATGCCACGGCCCGCAAGGCCGCCAAGAAAGGCGAGGCCCTCGATCCCGGCGTCGACGATTCCACCCCGGTCAAGGGCAAGAAGGGCAAGAAGGGCAAGTTCGAACCCGAGCCCGTGGCCAGCCCGACTATCGAAGTGGACGAGAAGATGCGGGCCTCTTTCGGCAAGACCGGCGTTATCGGCAACACCACCGATGTGCCGCAAAACATCCGTGACGAATTCCTGACCTACGCCAGAAAGTGGGTGGATGAACTCGACCGGCTGGGCGTGGGCACCGTGAACAGCAAGAAGATCAAGCAGGTCGGCAGCCAGTGGGAAGCCACCTACCGGGTCATCATCCGCGATTCCCTGGGCGCCGAGGTCAAGCGGGTGGAGTACGACCACACCCCCTACGTCGGCCACATCACCTACATGCAGCGCGTTTACACCTGCCTCGCTCCGACCAAGCAGGCCGCCTTGGCCGGGCCGTTCACCTCCAAGGACGAGGCGATCCGCGAAATCTTCAGCTATTCGGCCAAGAACAAGGCCTGGCGCTGA
- a CDS encoding ATP-binding protein, which produces MDHDRDLPTRLCLFGDGHALLDCFEQIRQAGVPARDGSLAGASLAAAPARDGAADGPWDLAADQARELGIDWFDKADGVFGSAACGLVLVVTRQAVFPCALPDGWRLFPPTEARMFLGMLVRAACPAACRPDMARARRLLSSVLDRMDDEIALLSPEGRLLDANARLASRLGRFREDLAGLAAKDAFPDFPDPDAPGPDGRPSIRQALAGRHKAARESSRLDARGRLRYFRTIFYPVPGQDGRLDHVAVVRRDVTQDVFLERRLQKSERLAAIGELSMFISHEIRNPLFAIAGFANALLRAKDLGEASREKASIILKESKRLDDILKDIINFSRPTSSKPGEADLGEVARRTTALMRHALEGQGIAVTLDISLQAPMVRGDPETLTQCLVNCLKNAMEAMPDGGHIGVAAGLEDGRAFLSVRDDGPGIPAEVLPNVFNPFFTTRGDKRAGLGLAMTKKILEDLGGTVELESLPGQGATVTLYLPPYLELAEEET; this is translated from the coding sequence ATGGACCACGACCGCGACCTGCCGACCCGCCTGTGTCTTTTCGGCGACGGCCACGCGCTCCTCGATTGTTTCGAACAGATCCGCCAGGCCGGCGTTCCGGCCCGGGACGGCTCCCTGGCCGGGGCCAGCCTGGCCGCCGCGCCGGCGCGGGACGGGGCCGCGGATGGCCCGTGGGACCTGGCCGCCGATCAAGCCCGGGAATTGGGCATCGACTGGTTTGACAAAGCGGACGGGGTGTTCGGCAGCGCGGCCTGCGGGCTGGTGCTGGTCGTGACGCGGCAGGCCGTGTTCCCCTGCGCCCTGCCCGACGGCTGGCGGCTTTTTCCGCCGACCGAGGCGCGCATGTTCCTGGGCATGCTGGTGCGGGCCGCCTGCCCCGCCGCCTGCCGGCCGGACATGGCCCGGGCCAGGCGGCTGTTATCCAGCGTGCTCGACCGCATGGACGACGAGATCGCGCTCCTGTCGCCCGAGGGCCGCCTCCTTGACGCCAATGCCCGGCTGGCGTCGCGGCTGGGCCGTTTCCGGGAGGACCTGGCCGGCCTGGCGGCCAAGGACGCGTTCCCGGACTTCCCGGACCCGGACGCGCCCGGCCCCGACGGCCGGCCATCGATCCGGCAGGCCCTGGCCGGCCGGCACAAGGCCGCCCGGGAAAGCTCCCGCCTGGATGCGCGCGGCCGGTTGCGCTATTTCCGCACGATCTTCTATCCGGTTCCCGGCCAGGACGGCCGCCTGGACCATGTGGCCGTGGTGCGCCGCGACGTCACCCAGGACGTGTTCCTGGAGCGGCGGCTGCAAAAATCCGAGCGCCTGGCCGCCATCGGCGAACTCTCGATGTTTATTTCCCACGAGATCCGCAATCCCCTGTTCGCCATCGCCGGCTTCGCCAACGCGCTGCTGCGGGCCAAGGACCTGGGCGAGGCCAGCCGCGAAAAGGCCTCGATCATCCTCAAGGAATCCAAACGCCTCGACGACATCCTCAAGGACATCATCAATTTTTCCCGGCCGACCAGCTCCAAGCCCGGCGAGGCCGACCTCGGCGAGGTGGCCCGGCGCACCACGGCGCTGATGCGCCACGCCCTGGAAGGACAGGGCATTGCCGTGACCCTCGACATTTCCCTCCAGGCGCCCATGGTCCGGGGCGACCCCGAGACCCTGACCCAGTGCCTGGTCAACTGCCTCAAAAACGCCATGGAGGCCATGCCGGACGGCGGGCATATCGGGGTGGCCGCGGGCCTGGAGGACGGCCGGGCCTTTCTCTCCGTTCGCGACGACGGGCCGGGCATCCCGGCGGAGGTGCTGCCCAACGTCTTCAATCCGTTTTTCACCACCAGGGGGGACAAGCGGGCCGGGCTGGGCCTGGCCATGACGAAAAAGATCCTGGAGGACCTGGGCGGCACGGTGGAACTGGAGAGCCTCCCCGGCCAGGGGGCCACGGTCACGCTGTACCTGCCGCCGTATCTGGAATTGGCCGAAGAGGAGACATGA
- a CDS encoding pyridoxal phosphate-dependent aminotransferase, with product MNPACKDITSFLVMDILERAQAIEAQGHRVIHLQIGEPDFDTPECVKEAAMKAVADGRTHYTHSLGVIELREALCRLFADEYGVSLTPDRILVTGGTSPAMLLAFGVLARPGAHILLTDPAYACYPNFLRFTGLIPHYVPVAEEDGFQFTPRSIMDNVGDMTAGILLNSPANPTGTLTPDETYEAACATGLPVISDEIYHGLTYGGRARCALEFSDDAWVLNGFSKRFAMTGLRLGYLVAPRPMMGILQKLQQNLFICASSVAQWAGVAALSKDGLAAAEAMRRTYDTRRKALLAGLTRLGLAPRTEPTGAFYVFVRADHLHPNSLALAYDILEKAHVGVTPGIDFGPGGEGHLRFSYANSLENIEEGLDRLGRYISTHCG from the coding sequence ATGAACCCTGCCTGCAAGGACATCACCTCGTTTCTCGTCATGGACATCCTGGAACGCGCCCAGGCCATCGAGGCCCAAGGCCACCGCGTCATCCATTTGCAGATCGGCGAACCGGACTTCGACACCCCGGAGTGCGTCAAGGAAGCCGCAATGAAAGCCGTGGCCGACGGCCGCACCCACTACACCCACAGCCTGGGCGTCATCGAGCTGCGCGAGGCCCTGTGCCGGCTGTTCGCCGACGAATACGGCGTGTCCCTCACACCCGACCGCATCCTGGTCACCGGCGGCACCTCGCCGGCCATGCTGCTGGCTTTCGGCGTGCTGGCCCGGCCCGGCGCCCACATCCTGCTGACCGACCCGGCCTATGCCTGCTATCCCAATTTCCTGCGCTTCACCGGCTTGATCCCCCACTACGTGCCCGTGGCCGAGGAGGACGGCTTCCAGTTCACGCCGCGCTCCATCATGGACAACGTGGGCGACATGACGGCCGGCATCCTGCTCAATTCGCCGGCCAACCCCACGGGAACGCTCACTCCGGACGAAACCTACGAAGCGGCCTGCGCCACGGGCCTGCCCGTCATTTCCGACGAGATCTACCACGGCCTGACCTACGGCGGCCGGGCGCGCTGCGCCCTGGAGTTTTCCGACGATGCCTGGGTCTTGAACGGCTTTTCCAAGCGCTTCGCCATGACCGGGCTGCGCCTGGGCTATCTGGTGGCGCCGAGGCCGATGATGGGAATCCTGCAAAAGCTCCAGCAGAACCTTTTTATCTGCGCCTCGTCCGTGGCCCAGTGGGCGGGCGTGGCGGCGCTCTCCAAGGACGGCCTGGCGGCGGCCGAGGCCATGCGCCGGACCTACGACACCCGGCGCAAGGCGCTCCTGGCCGGGCTGACCAGGCTGGGGCTGGCCCCGCGCACCGAGCCCACAGGCGCTTTTTACGTGTTCGTGCGGGCCGACCACCTGCACCCCAATTCCCTGGCCCTGGCCTACGACATCCTGGAGAAGGCCCACGTGGGCGTCACCCCGGGCATCGACTTCGGCCCGGGCGGCGAGGGGCACCTGCGCTTTTCCTACGCCAACTCCCTGGAGAACATCGAGGAAGGCCTCGACCGCCTGGGCCGCTACATTTCCACCCATTGCGGCTAG